From Nitrospira sp.:
ATGGAGAACGGAATGAACGGGTCATCCTGTGCCGTGACGATCAGGGTGGGAACGGTAATCGCGTCGAGCACGTGGCGCGCTCCGGCCCGATTGTAGTAGTCGGCGCCGTCTCGATAGCCGCCGTCCCTTGCGGTATACCGGTCATCAAACTCGCTGATGGTCGTGATCTGATCAAGTATCGAGAGATCCCATTTACCCGGGAACAGAGCCGCTTTGCGGCGGAGCCGTGATTTCAATCTCGTCACAAAGTGACGGTGATAAATCCAATTGCGCGGCTCTTCCAGCGCACGGGCGCAGATTGTTGGATCAATGTTTGGACAGACAGCGGCCACTCCAGCGAGGGCCGGCATGCTCTGCCCGCTTTCTCCGGCGGCCTTAAGAACAAGGTTTCCGCCCATGGAATACCCAACCAGCCAGATACGGTCGAGACCATCGTGGTGAATGAGCTCGTCGACGATCGCGTGATAGTCCCCGCTTAAACCACTGTTATAGAGCGTTGGCGAAAGATGTTCTGTTCCCCCGCAGGTGCGTTGATTCATACGGATAATGTTGAACCCGATCCGATAGGCCTTTGCGGCGATGCCTCGGATGTAGCGCGATTCGCTGCAACCTTCGAGACCATGAACCAAGACCGCCGTTGGAGAGGCGTGGCGATCCATTTGCCAGTGGCAGTACCCTTTCACTTGTGTATGCGAAGCGACCCTGAACAACCGTTCTTCCTGGGGCAATCCAGTCAGTGACGTATCCCTTGGCCAGTAACGAGGTACGAGGGTCATGAGATGCGCGTTGTGGAGAGGAAACGGAGGGTTAAAGGATGAGGTGAGTTCTGTCATGGTGTAATGGATCAAGGGAGTCAGTATGGTAGGGTGTGGTCCGTCACGGTATGGATCTCACGGGAAACCTGTTCGTCGCCTTTACTGAGCTGGTACAGAGAAGAGATCAAAAGTACAAGCATATCGCTATTCTAAAGGAGGAAACATGCTCACGGCTATCGGGGATGTGATGAGACGCTGTTATGAGAGAGGATGGATTACGACTAGAGACGGCAATATCAGTATGAAGAAACGAGAAGGGAAGTATCTCTATATCACCCCATCGGGTTGGCGAAAGACGATCGTTCATCCTGAGCATGTGATAAGGCTTGAGATCGTCAGTGATCCAGTGACAGGCCTGAAGATTCCGAAGGTGGGGGCAGAACAGAAACCCTCAGGCGAATTGTGGATGCACTGGAACCTTCAGCGGGATTCAAAGAAAACAAGAACCGTCGTACACGTGCATGCCACGCATGTTGTGGCGGCGATCTATGCCGGGATTGACCTCCAGGCTATCAGTGCGGAATTCCCTGAAATCTCGCGATATACGAGAGTGGGGCCAACCGTTTCTGCATTTCCGGCGCTGTCGCGTCAATTGGCGGACGCCACGGCGGAGTGTTTGGGAGTTCGTGAAGACGGGACACTTGCGTTCGATATCGTCGGGCAGGCGAATCACGGAGTCTGTGCCGTAGCCATGGATCCCTGGGCAGCCTTCGAGCACATTGAACGGCTCGATCATATCTGCGAGATCGTCCTGAAAAGTGGGATTGGTGCCCGAAGAGCAGGCTGATTAACCATTTCTACGGATGAATCCCATATGAATTGACCTAGGCGTGATTGGGCATCAGGTGAGGGAATTTTGATACGCTGGCTCCCCGGGCAGGACTCGAACCTGCGACCAGCCGGTTAACAGCCGGCTGCTCTACCAACTGAGCTACCGGGGAACAAGGATTTATCTGAAAGAGAAATGTATTCTAGCAAAACTTATTGTGGAATAGGGAAGTTTTTAAATGTCGAAATCGTCTGTTTCATCGTCGTCTGACGTCGCGTCAGTATTGC
This genomic window contains:
- a CDS encoding alpha/beta fold hydrolase — protein: MTELTSSFNPPFPLHNAHLMTLVPRYWPRDTSLTGLPQEERLFRVASHTQVKGYCHWQMDRHASPTAVLVHGLEGCSESRYIRGIAAKAYRIGFNIIRMNQRTCGGTEHLSPTLYNSGLSGDYHAIVDELIHHDGLDRIWLVGYSMGGNLVLKAAGESGQSMPALAGVAAVCPNIDPTICARALEEPRNWIYHRHFVTRLKSRLRRKAALFPGKWDLSILDQITTISEFDDRYTARDGGYRDGADYYNRAGARHVLDAITVPTLIVTAQDDPFIPFSMFTDTKIQRNPQIVLVAPRYGGHCGFFHRSRNGEDSYWAENRIVDFLGRGV
- a CDS encoding class II aldolase/adducin family protein gives rise to the protein MLTAIGDVMRRCYERGWITTRDGNISMKKREGKYLYITPSGWRKTIVHPEHVIRLEIVSDPVTGLKIPKVGAEQKPSGELWMHWNLQRDSKKTRTVVHVHATHVVAAIYAGIDLQAISAEFPEISRYTRVGPTVSAFPALSRQLADATAECLGVREDGTLAFDIVGQANHGVCAVAMDPWAAFEHIERLDHICEIVLKSGIGARRAG